The Bacteroidota bacterium DNA segment TCATCTGAGCCGCATCCGCATGTAGTACACATAATTTATATTTTTGAATGTTGATTTTAGACCCTTCGGCTAAGCTCAGGGCAAGTTTATGATTTCACATCCTGTAATCTCGCTATCAATCTTTTCACCTTCAATTCCTTTCCCTGAAAAACTTCAACTAAATAAGACCCGCACTTAGGACACTGAGTAAAAAAATTATCAATATCAAATTCCTCTTCACAATCCATACAACGACCCTGTGCCTGAATTTTATCAATAGTAAGTTCAGCATCTTCCAATACAGAATTTTTGGTTCCCGGCAGCCATGAAAACTCCAGCGCAGAAAATTCAATTCCTGCTAATGTACCTATCTGTAATTCTATTTCATCAAAATGAGTTACATTGTTTTTCTTAGCTTCTTCCTCAGCGATATCAACAATACTCATCACAATTGAAAGTTCATGCATAAAACCTATGCTTTAACCCTTTTATACAGCCTGAATAAAGCAATCAACGCAACTATAGCAATAGCTATTAGCGCAATATGTTCTAACGAATAGAAATAATGAAGTAAAGAATCTTCATAGTTACCATGCCCTTCATGTGCAAATAAATTATTTCCTGCTAATAAAATCAGTACTGAGAAGATGTACTTTTTAATTGAAGATATCATATCAGAGTTATTTTATGTTATTCATGTTAAATTTATAAATACTTGTGAATCAATCAAACTAATTTCATTTATTTTTATGAAGTCTACATATAAATTATATTTCAAATGTTGTATATATACAATATGTTATCTAACTTTATTACGCTGATTTAGTGACCATTATGAATATTTTGCTATTTACCTCCACCTTGTTAGCCTATTAATATAGCAAAATTGTGATTAGAAAGATTTTCGGCGAGCCTTTGATATACAGAGGCATACATACTTTTATAAACAGACAATAATATTATTATATATAAATCGCATGCTATTGTTTTAATGGCATGCCTGTCATGTTTATAAACCGTATGCTATGAAAACGAAGAATAAAACCGTTTACCAAGAATCGCTGGATAAAGGTTATTCACGTAGAGATTTCATGAAACTGGCTGCTATGATGACCGCATATATGGGCTTACAATCGTCAGCAATAGGCCAAGTGGCAAAAGCTCTAGAAACTAATGTCAGGCCAACAGTGATTTGGCTACACTTCCAGGAATGCACAGGATGTACTGAGTCATTTATAAAAACATCACACCCGCTAGTTGCAGATATTTTGCTGGATACTATTTCATTAGATTATACGGAAACTTTAATGGCTACATCCGGTGAAGCTGCAGAAACAGCTCTTCATACTTCATTAAAAAAGAACTATGGTAATTATATATTATTAGTGGAAGGTGCAATTCCAACAGCCAATGATGGTGTATATTGCGTAATTGGAGGAAGAAAGGCTACCGATATTTTGGAGGAAGCAGCAAAAGGAGCACAGGCTGTTGTTACCTGGGGAAGTTGCGCTTCAAACGGAGGTGTACAGGCAGCATATCCAAATCCTACAGGAGCAAAACCAATCGAAAAATTCGTTAGCGGCAAACCAATAATTCAGGTACCGGGCTGCCCACCGATAGGTGAAGTGATGGCAGCAATAATAACTCAATTCATTGTATTCGGTAAAGTACCTGAACTGGACGGACATGGACGGCCAAAAGCTTTCTACGGACGACGTGTTCACGATACGTGTTACAGACGTCCATATTTTGATGCAGGTTTATTTGTTGAAACCTACGATGATGCAAACGCTAAAAAAGGCTATTGCCTATATAAAGTAGGTTGTAAAGGACCTACTACCTATAACGCATGTGCTACAACCAAATGGAACGAAGGAATTTCTTATCCTATACAATCGGGGCACGGGTGTCTGGGCTGTAGTGAGGCCGGATTCTGGGATGTACCTTTCTACGAAAGGATTCCGAATGTAGCCGGAGCCGGGATTGAAGCCACAGCAGATAAGATTGGTGCAGCAGCAGCAGTTGGAGTTGCTGTAGGTGTTACTGCTCACTCTGTGGCAACTTATATCAGAAAAGGTAAAATTGTAGATAAGCACATCAAAGATGGCGATCTAAATAATTAATAGGCATAAACCAAAATCAATATAACAAAACAGAACTTTGAAAGGAGTTCTCTTCAAAAAAAGAATATCATGGCAAAAAGACTTGTAATAGACCCCGTAACGCGTATTGAAGGACACTTGCGTGTAGAGGTTGAAGTAAAAAATGGTATTGTTACGGATGCATACAGCTCAGGAACAATGGTGAGGCTGATGGAAGAGATCGTAAAAGGTAGGGATCCAAGAGATGTTTGGGCATTTGCAGGCAGGGTTTGCGGAGTTTGTACAACTGTCCACTCACTGGCATCGGTAAGATCTGTGGAAGATGCACTTGGCATAAAAATCCCTCCAAATGCCGAATTGGTTAGAAATATAATGTTTACATCGCAGTACCTTCAGGATCATGTTGTGCATTTTTATCAATTGCACGCTCTTGACTGGGTTGATATTGTTGCTTCATTAAAGGCTGATCCTAATCAGACCTCAGCTATTGCAAGAAGTATATCGCCGTGGCCAAAAAGCTCTCCGGGATATTTTAAATCTGTTCAGGACAGGATTAAAAAGTTTGTAGAGTCGGGGCAACTGGGAATATTTGCAAACGGATATTGGGGGCACAAGCAGTACAAGCTGTCGCCTGAAGTAAACTTATTGGCAGTAGCTCACTACCTTGAAGCATTAGACTGGCAGAAAGAAATAGTTAAAGTACATGCAATCTTTGGCGGTAAAAACCCGCATCCAAATTATTTGGTTGGCGGTATGGCGGCACCGATAAATATGGATGAGCCGGGTACGATAAATATGGAAAGATTAAACTTTGTTCATCAGGTATTGAAAGATGCCAAGACTTTTGTCGATCAGGTTTACATTCCGGATGTGTTAGCCATTGCTCCTCAGTATTTAGACTGGGCAGCAATTGGAGGCGGATTACATAATTAT contains these protein-coding regions:
- the hypA gene encoding hydrogenase maturation nickel metallochaperone HypA, which produces MHELSIVMSIVDIAEEEAKKNNVTHFDEIELQIGTLAGIEFSALEFSWLPGTKNSVLEDAELTIDKIQAQGRCMDCEEEFDIDNFFTQCPKCGSYLVEVFQGKELKVKRLIARLQDVKS
- a CDS encoding hydrogenase small subunit, which gives rise to MKTKNKTVYQESLDKGYSRRDFMKLAAMMTAYMGLQSSAIGQVAKALETNVRPTVIWLHFQECTGCTESFIKTSHPLVADILLDTISLDYTETLMATSGEAAETALHTSLKKNYGNYILLVEGAIPTANDGVYCVIGGRKATDILEEAAKGAQAVVTWGSCASNGGVQAAYPNPTGAKPIEKFVSGKPIIQVPGCPPIGEVMAAIITQFIVFGKVPELDGHGRPKAFYGRRVHDTCYRRPYFDAGLFVETYDDANAKKGYCLYKVGCKGPTTYNACATTKWNEGISYPIQSGHGCLGCSEAGFWDVPFYERIPNVAGAGIEATADKIGAAAAVGVAVGVTAHSVATYIRKGKIVDKHIKDGDLNN